One genomic segment of Microcella indica includes these proteins:
- a CDS encoding carbohydrate ABC transporter permease, translating to MARTNAGVRRTGTSVAFVLMFAGAVTMVLPFLWMLSTSLKQSNLVFGAPEWIPDPVDWANYAEVWDAAPLATGLLNSVIVTVVVVVLGVFSSTMAAFAFAKLDFPHKRTIFVVLLSTIMIPLVVMILPQFLVFAQIGWTDTLLPLIVSGLLLTNATMIFFLRQYMFGIATELLEAAKLDGAGYLRIYWSIFLPLCKPAIAANVIIVFMTTWNDYLGPLIFTSSPDKSTVQLVIASLNAYHAEQTDYPLIMAASIIAVLPVVILFIAAQKYFVDSFAFSGIKG from the coding sequence ATGGCAAGAACCAACGCAGGGGTGCGCCGCACCGGGACCTCGGTCGCCTTCGTGCTCATGTTCGCCGGCGCCGTGACCATGGTGCTGCCATTCCTGTGGATGCTCTCGACCTCCCTCAAGCAGTCGAACCTCGTCTTCGGCGCACCCGAGTGGATCCCCGACCCGGTGGACTGGGCGAACTACGCGGAGGTCTGGGACGCCGCGCCCCTCGCGACTGGCCTGCTGAACAGCGTCATCGTGACCGTCGTCGTCGTGGTCCTGGGCGTCTTCTCGTCGACCATGGCGGCGTTCGCCTTCGCGAAGCTCGACTTCCCGCACAAGCGCACGATCTTCGTCGTACTGCTGTCGACGATCATGATCCCGCTCGTGGTCATGATCCTCCCGCAGTTCCTCGTCTTCGCTCAGATCGGGTGGACGGACACGCTGCTCCCGCTCATCGTCTCCGGCCTCCTGCTCACCAACGCGACGATGATCTTCTTCTTGCGCCAGTACATGTTCGGTATCGCGACCGAGCTGCTCGAGGCGGCCAAGCTCGATGGCGCGGGATACCTCCGCATCTACTGGAGCATCTTCTTGCCGCTGTGCAAGCCGGCCATCGCCGCGAACGTGATCATCGTGTTCATGACCACCTGGAACGACTACCTTGGCCCCCTCATCTTCACGAGCTCGCCCGACAAGTCGACGGTTCAGCTTGTCATCGCCTCGCTCAACGCCTACCACGCAGAGCAAACCGACTATCCGCTCATCATGGCGGCGTCGATCATCGCTGTGCTGCCGGTCGTGATCCTCTTCATCGCGGCGCAGAAGTACTTCGTCGACTCCTTCGCGTTCAGCGGGATCAAGGGGTAG
- a CDS encoding glycoside hydrolase family 43 protein, whose product MHLYHNPIKRAGDFADPFVLRHDGRYYLYCTNPDVRCWSSSDLLDWQLEGPTIANDVFPGLVPFAPEVVYADGWFYMYTSPSGHGHVVLRSDSPTGPFVPISGNVAHAIDGNVLIDDDGTWYFYWAGDEGIWGCVMPSPTEFGEAVFTGIHMNGWTEGPFVAKRNGVYHMTLTGNHYLSLGYRIDAAWSADPLRGYVPDPLNPILISTDGPTVGLGHSSSVTGPDLVSTYLIYHDIKPDASRDLDIDRQVWNGRALQVLGPTTSAPAPAAPDVSCDWSAGGAAAWTVAVGELVARDGAGVLSGENACARWDASTGEVFTAELNLKGDSGHDHGIVIGERRISLPSDRASGALHRWSVEADDGLRVLVDGRFVASLPRGEARHVGVFAESGSLRIGHAALTRTVATRADRAAPKPVPGRFWATFGEGAQIVPAGESDYETVRFAPGATLDYELHVQSRGTHRVYLAGEFSDGDELALAAGGPEQAVRPCGGLAAATVELEEGARLRLRGVRGAPLLTLITVAPVPADGSLIVSGEVLEGVGKRLLDEGFWEDFDLAATLSVSFHDGNSHADLLLRASQLAEGGEGNDTHLGIDFLLGYSVQLHRDRVVFARHAYDEHVLATHPISIDPAGSHSVRLRARGGAISVELDGRTLFDVHDVLPYPAGHVGFRTSNARLHVELLELSAEGQPPSSS is encoded by the coding sequence ATGCACCTCTACCACAACCCCATCAAGCGCGCGGGTGACTTCGCCGACCCCTTCGTGCTGCGGCACGATGGTCGCTACTACCTGTACTGCACCAACCCCGACGTCCGGTGCTGGAGCTCGAGCGATCTGCTCGACTGGCAGCTCGAGGGGCCGACGATCGCGAATGACGTGTTTCCTGGCCTTGTCCCCTTCGCACCCGAAGTCGTCTACGCCGACGGCTGGTTCTACATGTACACGTCGCCGTCCGGTCATGGTCATGTCGTCTTGAGATCCGACTCGCCGACGGGGCCATTCGTTCCGATCTCCGGGAATGTAGCGCACGCGATCGATGGAAATGTGCTCATCGACGACGACGGCACGTGGTACTTCTACTGGGCGGGTGACGAGGGCATCTGGGGGTGCGTGATGCCGTCGCCGACCGAGTTCGGCGAGGCCGTGTTCACGGGCATCCACATGAACGGGTGGACGGAGGGTCCGTTCGTTGCGAAACGAAACGGCGTGTACCACATGACGCTGACGGGCAATCACTATCTCAGTCTCGGCTACCGAATCGATGCCGCGTGGAGTGCCGACCCGCTCCGGGGGTACGTGCCTGATCCGCTCAACCCGATTCTGATCAGCACGGACGGACCGACGGTCGGCCTCGGTCACAGCAGCAGTGTGACGGGTCCCGACCTGGTGTCGACCTATCTCATCTACCACGACATCAAGCCCGATGCGTCGCGCGATCTCGACATCGATCGACAAGTGTGGAACGGGAGAGCACTTCAAGTCCTGGGCCCGACCACCTCGGCGCCTGCCCCGGCCGCGCCCGACGTGAGTTGCGATTGGAGTGCCGGCGGTGCGGCCGCCTGGACGGTCGCGGTAGGCGAGCTCGTCGCGCGCGACGGTGCGGGGGTGCTCTCCGGCGAGAACGCGTGCGCGAGGTGGGATGCGAGCACCGGTGAAGTATTCACTGCCGAGCTGAACCTCAAGGGCGACTCTGGGCACGATCACGGCATTGTGATCGGTGAACGCCGCATCTCGCTGCCCAGCGATCGCGCGTCCGGCGCGCTGCACCGCTGGTCGGTCGAGGCGGACGACGGTCTGCGCGTGCTCGTGGACGGGCGGTTCGTCGCTTCGCTCCCGCGCGGCGAGGCGAGGCACGTCGGAGTCTTCGCGGAGTCCGGATCATTGCGCATCGGTCACGCGGCGCTGACACGTACCGTCGCAACCCGCGCCGATCGCGCGGCGCCCAAGCCCGTTCCTGGCCGCTTCTGGGCCACCTTTGGCGAGGGGGCCCAGATAGTTCCCGCGGGCGAGAGCGACTACGAGACCGTCCGCTTCGCGCCTGGCGCCACGCTCGACTACGAGCTACACGTCCAAAGTCGGGGCACGCACCGTGTCTACCTCGCGGGCGAGTTTTCGGACGGCGACGAGCTCGCGCTCGCGGCTGGCGGACCGGAGCAGGCCGTGCGTCCGTGTGGCGGCCTTGCCGCGGCGACAGTCGAGCTCGAAGAGGGCGCTCGATTGCGCCTGCGCGGCGTGCGGGGGGCGCCTCTGCTCACGCTCATCACCGTCGCGCCTGTGCCCGCAGACGGCTCGCTCATCGTCTCCGGCGAAGTGCTCGAGGGCGTGGGCAAGCGTCTCCTTGACGAAGGGTTCTGGGAGGACTTCGACCTCGCGGCGACGCTCTCGGTCTCCTTCCACGACGGCAACTCCCACGCAGACTTGCTTCTGCGCGCATCCCAGCTCGCCGAGGGCGGCGAGGGCAACGACACGCACCTCGGCATCGACTTCCTGCTCGGCTACTCTGTTCAACTCCATCGTGACCGCGTCGTGTTCGCCCGGCACGCGTATGACGAGCACGTGCTCGCCACTCACCCGATCTCGATCGATCCCGCGGGGTCCCACTCCGTACGCCTCCGCGCCCGCGGAGGAGCCATCTCGGTCGAACTCGACGGCCGGACACTCTTCGACGTGCACGACGTACTGCCGTACCCGGCAGGCCACGTCGGATTTCGCACGTCGAACGCCCGACTGCATGTCGAGCTACTCGAGCTCTCGGCAGAAGGGCAACCACCATCAAGTAGTTAA